A genome region from Eremothecium cymbalariae DBVPG#7215 chromosome 4, complete sequence includes the following:
- the AGE2 gene encoding GTPase-activating protein AGE2 (similar to Ashbya gossypii ADL084W), with translation MTSVEIRRVLQQLLRDPENQVCADCKSSTHPRWSSWSLGVFVCIKCAGFHRSLGTHISKVKSVDLDTWKEEHLQQLVKFGNNRNANAIYEASLDGNGVGYVPDASKIGQFIKTKYELKKWYGKDVGKGSSCSSSRGKELLQDFDQPPQENNADSVHSTPSSHCSSMNIRTSPAASTGAAVSTQSGHGGAYDLNSRPNLKKSILSLYSRPKQSPSFDLSTSSISSLQNGTAAAHVNVNNSSSLSLEDNELFKNVWT, from the coding sequence ATGACAAGTGTAGAGATACGAAGGGTTCTTCAGCAGTTGCTGCGTGATCCTGAAAATCAGGTTTGTGCGGATTGCAAGAGTTCGACTCATCCGCGGTGGTCTTCATGGTCTTTGGGGGTTTTCGTTTGTATTAAGTGTGCTGGGTTTCATCGGTCGTTGGGGACGCACATCAGCAAGGTGAAGTCGGTTGATTTGGACACATGGAAGGAGGAGCATTTGCAACAGTTGGTTAAGTTTGGGAATAACCGGAATGCGAATGCGATTTACGAGGCATCTTTGGATGGGAATGGGGTTGGTTATGTGCCAGATGCTTCTAAGATTGGGCAATTCATCAAGACCAAGTATGAGTTGAAGAAGTGGTACGGTAAGGATGTTGGAAAGGGGTCTTCTTGCTCGTCCAGTAGGGGGAAAGAATTATTGCAGGATTTCGACCAGCCTCCACAAGAAAATAATGCGGATAGTGTGCATAGTACTCCCAGTAGCCACTGCAGTAGCATGAACATTAGAACTAGTCCTGCAGCGTCTACTGGTGCGGCGGTGAGTACGCAGAGTGGACATGGAGGAGCCTATGATCTTAACAGCAGACcgaatttgaagaaatcGATTctttcattatattctcGACCTAAACAGTCTCCTTCATTTGATCTTTCCACAAGTAGCATATCTTCGCTTCAGAATGGTACTGCCGCTGCACACGTGAATGTTAATAACAGCAGTTCGTTGTCTTTAGAAGACaatgaattatttaaaaatgtcTGGACATAA
- a CDS encoding cytochrome b5-like heme/steroid binding domain-containing protein (similar to Ashbya gossypii ADL085C), with product MLPRKISLSEVRRHTSADDCWFIIHNKVYDITNLLSTHPGGAKTLLKYAGRDATLPFDDVGHSTESLVYDMAPGSCLGEVDLKPHEGGLSREDRCLFSQSKRLDGGVDGRRRNSWFSGWGGEGEDVDGDVSVTVQSMGTRSEKLDSDFNDWLKNVLLLFVISVCCVLLLVIRYQNHVRQVQRLGSDWPFSSFTTLDFTDLPVWIDSIPV from the coding sequence ATGCTACCGAGGAAAATTAGTCTATCAGAAGTTAGACGGCATACATCGGCAGATGATTGTTGGTTTATTATACACAATAAAGTTTACGACATCACAAATTTGTTGTCGACGCATCCGGGCGGAGCTAAGACGTTGTTGAAGTACGCGGGGCGGGATGCTACGCTGCCGTTTGATGATGTAGGGCATTCTACGGAGTCGTTGGTGTATGATATGGCGCCGGGGTCGTGCCTGGGGGAGGTTGATTTGAAGCCACATGAGGGTGGTTTGTCGAGGGAGGATAGATGTTTGTTTTCGCAGTCGAAGCGGCTAGATGGGGGTGTGGATGGTAGACGACGGAACAGCTGGTTTTCTGGATGGGGTGGTGAGGGGGAGGATGTGGATGGGGATGTGAGTGTTACGGTGCAGTCGATGGGGACGCGAAGTGAGAAGCTGGATTCGGACTTTAATGACTGGTTAAAGAATGTGCTGCTACTGTTTGTGATCAGTGTTTGCTGTGTTCTGCTTCTTGTGATACGATATCAGAACCATGTGCGGCAGGTTCAGAGATTGGGTAGTGACTGGCccttttcttcttttacGACTTTGGACTTTACTGATCTTCCTGTGTGGATTGATTCTATTCCTGtatga
- the HOM3 gene encoding aspartate kinase (similar to Ashbya gossypii ADL086C), producing MRSMPYQQTNWIVQKFGGTSIGKFSINIVDEVIKAYSQKLNKKVAVVCSARSSYAKSEGTTSRLLEACDLASNNDENFKRILDLVREDHIRNANEFIGKEEIRKQLVDQSEDELDQVERFLHASQILGEVSNRTMDLVMSAGEKLSCLFMTALCKDRGVMAKYIDFSSIVPNDLQYADNSLDNGFYASLMLAFRERLSPIVEATEKGETVVPIITGFFGLVPMGLLTGVGRGYTDLCAALVAVVLNADELQVWKEVDGIFTADPRKVPQARLLDSVTPEEASELTYYGSEVIHPFTMEQVIRAKIPIRIKNVQNPLGEGTVIYSDTIGKKGEATPPHPPVAVSSSFFEHRKRGATAITTKSNIVVLNIHSNKKTLSHGFLAQIFTILDKYKLVVDLISTSEVHVSMALPVPDLESAKNLRKSVEELKKLGSVDVTKKMAIVSLVGKQMKQFIGIAGTMFTTLAEQNINIEMISQGANEINISCVIDETNSVRALQSIHAKLLEPQAAQATESATEDKLEQIRQLSFA from the coding sequence atgaGGTCAATGCCATATCAGCAAACGAATTGGATAGTGCAGAAATTTGGAGGCACCAGCATTGGGAAATTCTCCATTAATATTGTAGATGAGGTTATCAAGGCTTACTCTCAGAAACTTAATAAAAAGGTTGCGGTAGTGTGTTCTGCTCGTTCATCATATGCAAAGTCAGAAGGAACCACATCTCGCTTGCTTGAGGCATGTGATTTGGCGTCGAATAATGACGAAAATTTCAAACGAATCCTAGATTTGGTTCGTGAGGATCACATTCGTAATGCTAATGAGTTTATTGGCAAGGAGGAGATTCGTAAGCAATTGGTAGACCAAAGTGAAGACGAGTTGGACCAGGTGGAGAGGTTTTTACATGCTTCGCAAATCTTGGGGGAAGTATCTAATAGAACGATGGATTTGGTGATGTCAGCGGGGGAGAAATTATCATGTTTGTTTATGACGGCTCTTTGTAAAGATCGTGGGGTTATGgccaaatatattgatttcTCTTCTATTGTTCCTAACGATCTTCAATATGCTGATAATTCGTTGGATAACGGTTTCTATGCGTCTTTGATGCTTGCATTTAGAGAGCGTTTGTCACCAATCGTCGAGGCCACTGAGAAAGGTGAAACAGTGGTTCCTATAATAACAggtttttttggtttggtgCCAATGGGACTACTAACTGGTGTAGGGCGTGGTTACACTGACTTATGTGCAGCATTAGTGGCGGTTGTATTGAATGCGGATGAATTACAAGTATggaaagaagttgatgGTATCTTCACAGCGGACCCTAGGAAAGTGCCACAGGCCAGGTTACTTGATTCCGTTACTCCAGAAGAAGCATCAGAATTAACTTACTATGGTTCTGAAGTCATTCATCCTTTTACTATGGAACAAGTTATTAGAGCGAAAATCCCTATTCGCATCAAAAATGTGCAGAACCCTCTTGGAGAAGGCACCGTCATTTATTCGGATACTATTGGAAAGAAAGGTGAGGCAACTCCTCCACATCCTCCTGTAGccgtttcttcttccttttttgaaCACAGAAAGAGAGGCGCTACAGCTATCACAACTAAGAGTAATATTGTGGTACTGAATATCCATTCTAATAAGAAAACTTTATCTCATGGGTTTTTGGCACAGATATTTACAATTTTAGACAAGTACAAATTGGTTGTAGATTTGATTTCCACTAGTGAGGTCCATGTTTCAATGGCTTTACCAGTTCCAGACCTTGAATCCGCCAAAAACTTGAGAAAGTCGGTAGAAGAGCTTAAAAAACTTGGTAGCGTTGATGTTACAAAGAAGATGGCTATCGTATCTCTTGTCGGTAAACAGATGAAACAGTTTATCGGTATTGCAGGTACGATGTTCACCACTTTGGCAGAACAGAATATCAACATCGAGATGATTTCGCAAGGTGCCAATGAGATCAATATATCATGTGTTATAGATGAAACTAATAGTGTTCGAGCACTTCAGTCAATCCACGCTAAGTTACTGGAGCCACAGGCTGCTCAAGCGACTGAATCTGCCACCGAAGATAAACTAGAACAAATTAGGCAATTAAGTTTCGcttaa
- the CBR1 gene encoding cytochrome-b5 reductase (similar to Ashbya gossypii ADL087W), whose translation MAMPNILVVVAVGIILVTTYVLRKFIIAEPSTEMKKAGVLNKEWQEFPLIAKTAITHNTAIYRFGLPKADDVLGLPIGQHISISGVINDKEVLRSYTPTSLDSDAIGYFEILIKSYPEGNISKMVAGLSIGDKIRVRGPKGFYNYKPNMYKKIGMVAGGTGISPMYQIMKAIFNNDNDKTQVFLLYGNQTKDDILLKAELDAMVKAKPEQFNILYLVDKVSDGEKWEGKVGYITPAIMVEHLPSPDISSQLLICGPPPMVSSVKRSAVSLGLQKAKPISKMGDQVFVF comes from the coding sequence ATGGCGAtgccaaatattttagttGTCGTAGCCGTTGGCATAATTTTAGTCACTACATATGTGTTAAGGAAATTTATTATTGCAGAGCCATCAAcagaaatgaaaaaagCAGGTGTGTTAAATAAAGAATGGCAGGAATTTCCATTAATAGCTAAGACAGCTATTACGCATAATACGGCTATATACAGGTTTGGGTTACCAAAGGCTGATGATGTTCTTGGATTACCAATTGGTCAACATATTTCTATTTCTGGTGTGATTAACGACAAGGAGGTTCTGAGATCGTATACGCCCACTTCGTTGGATTCGGATGCAATTGGTTactttgaaattttgaTTAAATCTTATCCGGAAGGGAATATTTCGAAAATGGTTGCTGGTTTGTCTATAGGAGATAAGATCAGGGTTAGAGGCCCAAAAGGGTTTTATAACTATAAGCCTAACATGTACAAAAAGATTGGGATGGTTGCTGGTGGGACAGGCATTTCACCGATGTATCAGATCATGAAGGCAAtctttaataatgataatgacaaGACTCAAGTTTTCCTTCTATATGGTAACCAGACGAAGGATGATATTCTCTTGAAGGCTGAGTTAGATGCAATGGTTAAGGCTAAGCCCGAACAGTTTAACATCTTATACCTTGTAGACAAAGTATCTGATGGGGAAAAATGGGAAGGCAAAGTAGGGTATATAACGCCTGCTATTATGGTTGAACATTTACCAAGTCCTGACATATCTAGTCAATTGTTGATCTGTGGGCCACCGCCAATGGTCTCCTCAGTTAAGAGAAGTGCAGTGTCTTTAGGTTTACAAAAGGCCAAGCCGATCTCTAAAATGGGCGATCAAGTATTCgtcttttga
- the JHD1 gene encoding [Histone H3]-lysine-36 demethylase (similar to Ashbya gossypii ADL088W) yields MTSSEHCVYCDDRKDYELWVQCDECPQWVHVKCVPIEYISSGSYPTKSSQILQFICYKHGKAEAKLAVKGRPKKAVAARGKAKGMGQERKLQRYRLRAREQLDYIALNEGQDKRLKHQHPHIEPFLDCFQKWECTDGIITSQQLHREFNRISSPKRVVDPQNSGIRVPDIDVAQLTKILGEDHTLDVMDVQSQQNERWTMKQWNDYYTHTNPDDRDRIRNVISLEISHVPNFLTDLKRPQAVEDNDLVDLVWPDPTPQDVGEKPKVKKYILMSVGNAYTDFHLDFAGTSVYYSIVKGAKKFLLFPPTEYNLKRYKEWCDDDNQPFIFLGNNLEQGLAFNLKAGDLFLIPCGFIHAVYTPEDSFIVGGNFLSLRDLSTHLQIVKIEQETKVSKRFTFPKFDIVMGLTCEWILADPGIRIKRTGLQHITCLLDYLKDSKIKYKPMKYHSKSIMLSNLEKLTRLTSNDESTSYRRC; encoded by the coding sequence ATGACGAGTAGTGAACATTGTGTTTATTGCGACGATCGGAAAGATTATGAGTTATGGGTACAGTGTGATGAATGTCCACAGTGGGTTCATGTAAAATGTGTGCCAATTGAGTACATCAGTAGTGGTTCGTACCCTACGAAATCATCGCAGATTTTACAGTTTATATGTTACAAGCATGGCAAAGCAGAGGCTAAGCTAGCGGTAAAGGGGAGACCAAAGAAGGCGGTGGCAGCGAGGGGGAAGGCCAAAGGGATGGGGCAGGAACGGAAGCTGCAGCGGTATAGGTTGAGGGCTCGAGAGCAGCTTGATTACATTGCGTTGAATGAAGGTCAAGACAAGAGGTTGAAGCATCAGCACCCACATATTGAGCCATTTTTAGAttgtttccaaaaatgGGAGTGTACCGATGGGATTATTACGAGTCAGCAGCTTCACAGAGAATTCAATCGTATCAGTTCGCCGAAGAGAGTGGTTGACCCGCAGAATTCTGGCATAAGGGTACCTGATATTGATGTAGCGCAGCTGACGAAGATCCTTGGGGAGGATCATACACTAGATGTGATGGATGTTCAGAGTCAGCAGAACGAACGTTGGACGATGAAACAATGGAACGATTATTACACACATACGAATCCAGACGATCGAGATAGAATTCGTAATGTGATATCGTTAGAGATCAGTCATGTACCAAATTTTTTAACAGATCTCAAGAGGCCGCAAGCTGTTGAAGATAACGATCTTGTGGATTTGGTCTGGCCGGATCCGACGCCACAGGATGTTGGCGAGAAGCCCAAAGTTAAGAAATACATCCTCATGTCAGTAGGAAATGCATATACAGACTTTCATTTGGATTTTGCAGGAACAAGTGTTTATTACAGCATAGTAAAGGGAGCTAAAAAATTCCTGCTGTTCCCTCCTACAGAGTATAATTTAAAGAGATATAAGGAGTGGTGTGACGATGACAACCAACCTTTCATATTTCTTGGAAACAACTTAGAGCAAGGCTTGGCCTTCAACTTAAAAGCTGGAGATCTATTTCTAATTCCCTGTGGATTTATACATGCTGTATATACTCCAGAAGATTCTTTTATTGTGGGTGGCAATTTCCTTTCGTTGCGTGATTTATCAActcatcttcaaattgtCAAAATAGAACAAGAGACTAAGGTATCAAAAAGGTTTACATTCCCCAAATTCGATATTGTAATGGGTTTGACATGTGAGTGGATTTTAGCCGATCCAGGCATAAGAATTAAACGTACTGGCCTTCAACATATTACATGTTTGttggattatttgaaagattccAAGATAAAATACAAACCCATGAAGTACCATTCAAAGTCAATCATGTTAAGCAACCTAGAAAAGCTTACCAGATTAACTTCTAACGATGAATCAACGTCCTACCGCCGTTGCTAA
- the ULP2 gene encoding SUMO protease ULP2 (similar to Ashbya gossypii ADL089C): protein MNRHKRAGLTPMNTLVTHSRESKGPTRHTGDRYQLERQKHVSKVSEGVIRAVELSECIPPSKKYKLSPSPGLMQGAAAATSSSNGLLPSAESDLGNLADAGKYATERIVGYLELFDDSGDLYVIENVLLEISFGNGSKEMMFCDLKSVGDMNVMLSLNLLKDVRMFYFDMHTTCVGLQLVTDFYLNVDDGKVLAKMIIWGNNGDKSEVRLIGIEDRIKKAGFKISNTGSKRIIEESMKQDLVSRVVRQKTDKGIALLGKTLKSLNNTKGLKKKYGKSGQVINLPGNAMPVESSDSDTSPGKGIASNSFYGSVKTSPLKSKISEHTYSSLRKSSRLLEMETESHLLLDDDDLHEVPEVFKPSLHYLFGDDTKYSVTNQDFKCLYNHDWINDTILDFFVKYYVEQAISTQSVEKEEVFILSSFFYTKLVSNLENCYLNVKKWVTNSNLMERKYVVIPINVNFHWFGCIITNLHKVLRFFKKGYYSRWVEQANSNSNFPEHEEVNFPMVSILVYDSLRQTHSREVDPIKMFLIAYVKDKYGFEIPRMQIRMKMCTVPQQPNMSDCGVHLILNTKKFFENPKKAIALWFQKPSLLLTKEINSYFDKKQRKSARKELRQVLWNLQQEQIEHNGTSNDSDISGDCADHSDIEIIEKVDEIETQTQDVDHKEGSMEGMECSSEYNIISGEQFVKLELVQTDGSSLLRERPEISSGSEDRMSISPESNVMIYRNDENQRHYVAHSSSVVREPNNRRHLSSSPERIDTVAKETGVSSVFFQEKVTRDTITEKESKKKQYDDVDAKKPHALLEGVGNKKRFGSLGLRHSVISPLSEVDEYHEDSINQEIAKFKAVSIASTLQRPNRRNIRRVDFDPGPTRVVNQGDNDNNDDYDGDDGDDVDSESEELNLLEQAVDTTAYLKNELDKELAQDSSDIHISVPRMNIKTPKPNNDISDANPKKIKSRELIELEDVKELSSTVLGGSSKTKGPTSSSKHITSSTSEHEYIEVQDLTGDSLSMRFTRGKLGFQRKTEGNQ, encoded by the coding sequence ATGAACAGGCACAAGAGGGCTGGCCTTACGCCGATGAATACATTGGTAACACATTCGAGGGAAAGTAAAGGGCCAACACGGCATACAGGGGATCGTTACCAACTTGAACGACAGAAGCATGTTAGTAAGGTTTCTGAGGGGGTTATTCGTGCTGTGGAGCTTTCAGAATGCATACCGCCTTCGAAAAAATATAAGTTGTCACCTTCACCTGGTTTGATGCAAGgcgctgctgctgctactTCTAGCTCTAATGGGTTGTTGCCGTCAGCAGAAAGCGATCTGGGTAATTTGGCCGATGCTGGTAAATATGCGACTGAGCGGATAGTTGGATATTTAGAGTTATTTGATGATAGCGGTGATTTGTATGTTATTGAGAATGTCCTGTTGGAAATATCGTTTGGGAATGGGTCGAAGGAGATGATGTTTTGTGATTTGAAGAGCGTGGGAGATATGAATGTCATGCtttctttgaatcttttgaagGATGTGCGTATGTTCTACTTTGATATGCATACCACATGTGTGGGGCTCCAGCTGGTGACGGATTTTTATCTGAATGTTGATGATGGCAAAGTGCTTGCTAAGATGATTATTTGGGGTAACAACGGGGACAAATCTGAAGTTAGATTGATTGGGATTGAAGATAGAATCAAGAAGGCAGGGTTTAAAATAAGTAACACAGGGAGCAAGAGAATAATTGAGGAATCCATGAAACAGGATTTAGTTAGCAGAGTGGTGAGACAGAAAACAGATAAAGGAATTGCTTTGTTAGGCAAGACTCTAAAGTCTTTGAATAACACAAAAGGCCTGAAGAAAAAGTATGGCAAGTCAGGGCAGGTTATAAATCTTCCTGGGAATGCTATGCCAGTAGAATCATCAGACAGTGATACGTCTCCTGGTAAAGGAATTGCATCAAACTCATTTTACGGCTCTGTAAAAACATCTCCattgaaatcaaaaatatcagaaCATACTTATTCCAGTTTGAGGAAATCATCGAGACTATTGGAAATGGAAACCGAAAGCCATTTATTGttagatgatgacgatTTGCATGAAGTCCCAGAAGTGTTTAAACCTAGTTTGCACTACTTATTTGGCGATGATACAAAGTATTCAGTTACCAACCAAGATTTTAAGTGCTTGTACAATCATGATTGGATCAATGACACCATTTTAGACTTTTTTGTGAAATACTACGTTGAACAAGCGATTTCTACACAAAGCGtggaaaaggaagaagtttttatactatcttcatttttttaCACTAAATTAGTCAGTAACTTGGAAAATTGTTATTTAAATGTTAAGAAGTGGGTAACCAACTCAAATCTAATGGAACGAAAGTACGTCGTAATTCCTATCAATGTCAACTTTCATTGGTTTGGTTGTATCATAACAAATTTGCATAAAGTACTTcggttttttaaaaaaggataCTATTCTCGGTGGGTAGAGCAGGCCAATTCAAATTCTAACTTTCCAGAACATGAAGAAGTGAATTTCCCAATGGTATCGATCTTAGTTTATGACTCTCTACGACAGACACATTCACGTGAAGTGGATCCGATCaaaatgtttttgattGCCTATGTTAAAGACAAATATGGATTTGAGATCCCAAGGATGCAGATTAGGATGAAGATGTGCACTGTACCACAGCAACCTAATATGAGTGATTGTGGTGTTCACCTTATCTTAAACACcaaaaagttttttgaGAATCCGAAAAAAGCTATAGCATTATGGTTTCAAAAACCTTCATTACTCCTAACCAAAGAAATAAACTCTTACTTTGATAAAAAACAACGTAAATCTGCCAGAAAGGAGCTAAGACAGGTTTTATGGAATTTACAACAGGAACAAATTGAACACAATGGTACATCTAATGACTCTGATATTTCTGGTGATTGTGCCGATCATAGTGACATAGagattattgaaaaagttgatgaAATCGAAACTCAAACTCAGGATGTCGACCACAAGGAAGGCTCCATGGAAGGAATGGAATGCTCATCTGAGtacaatattatttctGGCGAACAGTTTGTTAAACTGGAATTAGTTCAAACTGATGGAAGTTCCTTGTTAAGGGAGCGCCCAGAAATATCCAGTGGCTCTGAAGATAGAATGAGTATTTCTCCAGAATCTAATGTTATGATTTATAGAAATGACGAAAATCAGAGACACTATGTTGCTCATTCATCCTCTGTGGTCCGAGAGCCTAACAATAGGCGCCATTTGAGCAGCAGCCCCGAACGCATCGATACGGTCGCTAAAGAAACAGGTGTCAGTTCTgtattttttcaagaaaaagTTACTAGAGATACGATTACTGAAAAAGAGTCTAAAAAGAAGcaatatgatgatgttgatgcAAAGAAACCGCACGCTTTATTGGAAGGGGTGGgcaataaaaaaagatttgGCTCATTGGGATTGCGTCACAGCGTCATCTCTCCGCTTTCAGAAGTTGATGAATACCATGAGGATTCAATCAATCAAGAAATAGCCAAATTTAAAGCTGTTTCAATAGCCAGCACTTTACAAAGACCGAATAGGCGTAATATTCGAAGAGTTGATTTTGATCCAGGGCCAACACGGGTGGTGAATCAAggtgataatgataataatgatgattaCGACggtgatgatggtgatgatgttgattctgaatcagaagaattaaatttattagaGCAAGCGGTAGATACTACtgcatatttaaaaaacgAGCTTGATAAAGAACTAGCTCAAGATTCATCTGATATACATATTTCAGTTCCCCGTATGAATATTAAAACACCTAAACCGAATAATGATATTAGTGATGCTAACcccaaaaaaataaaaagcaGGGAACTtattgaattggaagatGTGAAAGAGCTATCCAGCACGGTTTTGGGCGGATCATCTAAAACAAAAGGCCCAACTTCGAGCAGCAAACATATTACGTCATCAACTTCCGAACATGAGTATATTGAGGTGCAAGATCTGACTGGTGATAGCCTTTCTATGCGTTTCACTAGGGGAAAATTAGGCTTTCAGAGAAAAACGGAAGGAAACCAGTGA